A single window of Streptomyces sp. NBC_00464 DNA harbors:
- a CDS encoding RES domain-containing protein, with translation MTVSVPPVVLARAPDRGVWRLGKAGAPLRFNRVEPETIGGSSAGRFSLFTYGMLYCASEPTGCYAEALAYFRVHPEVRSLLADEPHKPGHMRIGHLASGWRDAHILVRLKPAAEARFLDVDADITREVLAHELRNEFSEWGIDGELTDDHIHGKDRRVARQIAAWTVAQRNAEGHQLAQGIVYRSGFGGRRCWAVLSGTEYTEAERRPILAESVELQEVAREYGLTVW, from the coding sequence ATGACCGTCTCCGTTCCCCCCGTCGTACTCGCCCGCGCCCCCGACCGGGGCGTATGGCGCCTGGGCAAGGCGGGCGCACCGCTGAGGTTCAACCGCGTCGAGCCCGAGACCATCGGAGGTTCCTCGGCCGGCCGCTTCAGTCTCTTCACCTACGGCATGCTGTACTGCGCCTCCGAACCGACCGGCTGCTACGCCGAAGCGCTCGCCTACTTCCGCGTCCATCCGGAGGTGCGAAGCCTCCTCGCCGACGAACCCCACAAGCCCGGCCACATGAGAATCGGCCATCTGGCGTCCGGCTGGCGCGACGCCCACATTCTGGTCCGGCTGAAGCCGGCGGCCGAGGCAAGGTTCCTGGACGTCGACGCGGACATCACCCGCGAGGTACTCGCGCACGAGCTCCGGAACGAGTTCAGCGAATGGGGAATCGACGGGGAACTGACCGACGACCACATCCATGGCAAGGACCGCCGCGTCGCCCGCCAGATCGCCGCCTGGACCGTCGCCCAGCGCAATGCCGAAGGCCACCAACTGGCCCAGGGCATCGTCTACCGGTCCGGATTCGGCGGACGCCGCTGCTGGGCCGTCCTGAGCGGAACCGAATACACCGAGGCGGAACGCCGCCCGATCCTCGCCGAGTCCGTCGAACTGCAGGAAGTGGCTCGCGAGTACGGACTCACCGTCTGGTGA
- a CDS encoding WD40 repeat domain-containing protein — MNRRPGGDRHAEIHRRLAEALAELVPDDPGIPPHPYLRRHLAQHAAQGRVLDDVHVPPALLPWESSSGLGRLLAGGNNPSDRQQWLQAWAKLEPFSRGLTPLSRLTSLHLAHHAATARHQPLPPSPPEDPVLAGSPVTPLWSDCASPDNVWAVTEAAVTSLAMVNAGRRARVQPLLVTGDDHGVIRILRHDGSAAAPPIAVHDGAIEHLVTLHEGLLATGATDGTVSVLDALRGRTIVPVLQRPGTWVSSLTLHRPRDRAQVLLAAWSDGYVAAFNTAAFQQVDIPLPRLERAAAILRGTTRADGSGLLLYAQHDTVSSFDGRTAVMRSRHPAAVRTLVALPAAGHYAVGDGDGTLSVHDVSADARACVVSTDATSEGAVTALTLVEVEARRALASAGADGTVRLWRTDTLEPLGQSIQAHSAPVTALSSFTERPGARLITAGADRTVRNWPLAGGTFRHGRAAWTPVTASALSPGPPHRLAVTEGSSTLAWDIDTGMKQPVIDDEPVTALAWVRRRDSVLLAAARSDNSIALFDASAPRGSAPVATLRGHYSPALALVAIEGTGASARLASASADGSVRLWDLDTEQAVSIRKDHKFSVRCLASRSAEGGVLLASGGSDGNLRIWDAADLTQYGRTIRCGQNIVNDVAFAPGLGAAGPQLVTAGQNGTLRFWEPDTAAEALHEFDPGDGELNAVTAFPVQGRRVAFAAAGSTSIHLWDPAADRHLLQIVTGYRVNALRTAPQQPGEPSTVLLATGEAGTMIFRIHHDRL, encoded by the coding sequence ATGAACCGGCGGCCGGGCGGTGACCGGCATGCCGAGATCCACCGCCGGCTGGCCGAGGCCCTGGCCGAGCTGGTTCCCGACGATCCCGGCATCCCCCCGCACCCCTACCTGCGACGCCATCTGGCGCAGCACGCCGCTCAGGGACGTGTGCTGGACGACGTGCACGTGCCCCCTGCCCTGCTGCCGTGGGAGTCCAGCTCCGGTCTCGGCCGGCTGCTGGCGGGCGGGAACAACCCGTCGGACCGTCAGCAATGGCTCCAGGCCTGGGCGAAGTTGGAACCCTTCTCCCGGGGGCTCACTCCGCTGTCGCGGCTGACCAGCCTGCATCTGGCCCACCACGCGGCCACGGCGCGCCACCAGCCCCTGCCTCCCTCGCCCCCGGAGGATCCGGTGCTCGCCGGGTCGCCGGTCACCCCGCTCTGGAGCGACTGCGCGAGTCCGGACAACGTGTGGGCCGTGACCGAGGCCGCCGTCACCTCGCTGGCCATGGTGAACGCGGGCCGGCGGGCCCGGGTGCAGCCGCTGCTGGTCACGGGGGACGACCACGGTGTCATCCGTATCCTGCGGCACGACGGGTCCGCCGCCGCGCCGCCGATCGCCGTACACGACGGCGCTATCGAGCACCTGGTCACGCTGCACGAGGGCCTGCTCGCCACGGGCGCCACCGACGGCACCGTCTCGGTCCTGGACGCGCTCCGCGGCCGCACCATCGTGCCGGTGCTCCAGCGCCCGGGAACCTGGGTCAGTTCGCTGACGCTCCACCGGCCGCGGGACCGGGCCCAGGTGCTGCTCGCCGCGTGGAGTGACGGCTACGTCGCCGCGTTCAACACCGCGGCGTTCCAGCAGGTCGACATACCTCTCCCCCGGCTCGAACGAGCGGCGGCCATTCTGCGCGGGACGACCCGGGCCGACGGGTCCGGACTCCTGCTCTACGCCCAGCACGACACCGTCAGCAGTTTCGACGGGCGCACAGCCGTCATGCGCTCCCGTCATCCGGCGGCCGTCCGCACCCTCGTCGCCCTGCCCGCGGCCGGGCACTATGCCGTGGGCGACGGCGACGGCACCCTGTCCGTACACGACGTGTCCGCCGATGCGCGGGCCTGCGTCGTCAGCACCGACGCAACGTCCGAGGGTGCCGTGACCGCGCTGACGCTGGTCGAGGTCGAGGCCCGGCGGGCGCTTGCCAGTGCCGGGGCGGACGGCACCGTACGCCTGTGGCGGACCGACACGCTGGAGCCGCTCGGTCAGTCGATCCAGGCGCACTCCGCCCCGGTCACCGCGCTCTCCTCGTTCACCGAACGGCCGGGCGCCCGCCTCATCACGGCCGGAGCCGATCGCACCGTCCGGAACTGGCCCCTGGCCGGTGGCACGTTCCGGCACGGCCGCGCCGCCTGGACCCCGGTCACCGCCAGCGCGCTGTCACCCGGGCCTCCGCACCGGCTCGCGGTCACCGAGGGGAGCAGCACCCTGGCGTGGGACATCGACACCGGCATGAAGCAACCCGTCATCGACGACGAACCGGTCACCGCCCTGGCCTGGGTGAGGCGGCGTGACAGCGTGCTGCTGGCCGCCGCTCGCAGCGACAACAGCATCGCCCTGTTCGATGCCTCCGCCCCCAGGGGTTCGGCTCCCGTGGCGACCCTGCGAGGTCACTACTCCCCCGCCCTCGCACTCGTGGCCATCGAGGGCACCGGTGCGTCCGCCCGGCTGGCGAGCGCGAGCGCCGACGGGTCCGTACGCCTGTGGGACCTCGACACCGAGCAGGCCGTCTCGATTCGCAAGGACCACAAGTTCAGCGTCCGGTGCCTGGCCTCCAGGAGCGCCGAAGGCGGTGTCCTTCTCGCGTCGGGCGGCAGCGACGGCAACCTCCGCATCTGGGACGCGGCAGATCTGACCCAGTACGGCCGCACCATCCGGTGTGGGCAGAACATCGTCAACGATGTCGCCTTCGCCCCCGGGCTCGGTGCGGCCGGCCCGCAGCTCGTCACCGCCGGACAGAACGGCACCCTCAGATTCTGGGAGCCGGACACGGCAGCCGAGGCCCTGCACGAGTTCGACCCGGGTGACGGCGAGTTGAACGCGGTGACGGCCTTCCCGGTCCAGGGCCGGCGCGTCGCCTTCGCGGCGGCCGGCAGCACCAGCATCCACCTGTGGGACCCGGCGGCCGACCGGCACCTCCTTCAGATCGTCACCGGGTACCGCGTCAACGCGCTGCGCACCGCCCCGCAGCAACCCGGTGAGCCCTCCACGGTCCTCCTGGCGACGGGAGAGGCAGGCACCATGATCTTCCGTATCCATCACGACCGCCTGTGA
- a CDS encoding ATP-binding protein: protein MQNRAGEFTQTQVAGADTDADSGSQRTLLTLAVRDYGDGNDDFTEGIDEQLEVVTEWWSGQGAESAFRRIPPPDLEKREDVEDFLREHGVREMEGEALVMFITGHGVSGVRTHFLKLPGSVNKRHLNTSVRTTELITAALDSHVRNVLVIVNTCYAGKIRSELDDVMEDIRAERRSQCSLDVLVTCGHDKRVQVRRFPTLLRSAFQRLRTTAGITTPYLTVAELMAEFERGLGTEAERKQHRLQRVVEGSGILTATPCIPNPGYHYAHGLAGAGLGLAGTPADYWLDRATGRTQDSDPGWYFRGRDDINRSVTEFLSPARARGVLLITGTAGSGKSAVLARAVVLGHPSFQDEPVLKTAVDLAADGTVPAPGSITGAILARHRGPADLARDILRTLGAEPARPASTEDPVVTCTQQIIETLRGRGEPVTLVIDGLDEAVELSRVIDDVLAPLSEFCSPQLGQVPAPRQDDGPPSPSAPAGLRLLIGVRSSLPLSDSPVELPDAEQGLSEALQAAFPTAEEQRTDGEGSVKDIEQYLHALVREGGHRDTAEEAAALVAPEVWPSFISARLAGEQLRCTEDPAAVARDPEWLAMLQRGMTGLLRRDLVLVAGDGLPSDVALALLRASAFAAGAGIPWSNIWPQMGRVFLGRQLPDWDDMIGKLLKSRLNGYLAHDHEDDRRVYRPAHEAVAEVLCDLDADLLDAAEDGLDAGRDPLAPLASGTSGASGASGTDPLGAAGLVQQLGVDPRTPGVDPLGAAKDPRTPGTDPLTPGVDPLTPGVAE, encoded by the coding sequence ATGCAGAACAGGGCGGGGGAGTTCACGCAAACGCAGGTAGCCGGGGCGGACACCGATGCGGATTCCGGATCGCAGCGGACTCTGCTGACCCTGGCGGTGCGTGACTACGGCGACGGGAACGACGACTTCACCGAGGGGATCGACGAGCAACTGGAGGTCGTGACGGAATGGTGGTCCGGCCAGGGGGCCGAGTCCGCCTTCCGCCGGATCCCTCCCCCCGATCTGGAGAAGCGTGAAGACGTCGAGGACTTCCTGCGGGAGCACGGGGTGCGGGAGATGGAGGGGGAGGCACTCGTCATGTTCATCACCGGACATGGTGTCTCCGGCGTTCGGACCCATTTCCTCAAGCTGCCCGGCTCCGTCAACAAGCGGCATCTCAATACTTCGGTACGCACCACGGAACTGATCACCGCCGCCCTCGACTCGCACGTCCGGAACGTCCTCGTGATCGTGAACACCTGTTACGCGGGAAAGATCCGCAGCGAGCTCGACGACGTCATGGAGGACATCCGCGCGGAGCGGCGTAGCCAGTGCAGTCTCGATGTCCTGGTCACGTGCGGGCACGACAAGCGGGTTCAGGTGAGGCGTTTTCCCACGCTGCTGCGCAGTGCCTTTCAGCGGCTGCGGACCACCGCGGGCATCACCACTCCCTATCTCACGGTCGCCGAACTCATGGCCGAGTTCGAGCGCGGACTGGGTACGGAGGCTGAGCGGAAACAGCACCGCCTGCAACGGGTGGTCGAGGGCAGCGGCATTCTCACCGCGACGCCCTGTATCCCCAACCCGGGTTACCACTACGCCCATGGCTTGGCCGGAGCGGGGTTGGGGCTGGCAGGCACCCCTGCCGACTACTGGCTCGACCGGGCGACCGGACGTACCCAGGACAGCGATCCGGGGTGGTACTTCCGCGGGCGGGACGACATCAACCGCAGCGTCACCGAGTTCCTGAGCCCCGCGCGGGCACGGGGAGTCCTGCTGATCACGGGGACCGCCGGCAGCGGCAAGTCCGCCGTGCTGGCGAGAGCGGTGGTGCTGGGTCATCCGTCGTTCCAGGACGAACCCGTCCTCAAGACCGCGGTCGATCTGGCCGCGGACGGCACCGTGCCCGCTCCCGGTTCCATCACCGGGGCGATTCTGGCGCGGCACCGGGGCCCGGCGGACCTGGCCCGCGACATCCTGCGGACGCTGGGGGCCGAACCCGCGCGGCCGGCCTCGACCGAGGATCCCGTCGTCACCTGCACGCAGCAGATCATCGAGACCCTCCGCGGGCGCGGCGAGCCGGTCACGCTGGTCATCGACGGTCTCGACGAGGCGGTCGAGCTCTCCCGCGTCATCGACGATGTCCTCGCCCCGCTCAGCGAGTTCTGCTCCCCGCAGCTCGGTCAGGTGCCCGCCCCCCGGCAGGACGACGGTCCGCCTTCCCCCTCCGCGCCCGCCGGGCTGCGCCTGCTCATCGGCGTGCGCTCCAGCCTGCCGCTCAGCGACTCCCCGGTGGAGCTGCCCGACGCGGAGCAGGGACTGAGTGAGGCCCTGCAGGCCGCGTTCCCGACCGCTGAGGAGCAGCGGACGGACGGCGAGGGCAGTGTGAAGGACATCGAGCAGTATCTGCACGCGCTCGTCCGCGAGGGCGGGCATCGCGACACGGCCGAGGAGGCGGCGGCCCTGGTGGCTCCCGAGGTGTGGCCGTCGTTCATCTCGGCCCGCCTGGCCGGGGAGCAGCTGCGTTGCACCGAGGATCCCGCAGCGGTCGCGCGGGATCCTGAGTGGCTGGCGATGCTTCAGCGGGGGATGACGGGGCTCCTCAGACGCGATCTCGTGCTCGTGGCGGGGGACGGCCTTCCGTCCGACGTGGCCTTGGCGCTCCTGCGGGCATCGGCCTTCGCCGCAGGGGCGGGAATCCCCTGGTCGAACATCTGGCCGCAGATGGGGCGGGTGTTTCTGGGCCGTCAGTTACCCGACTGGGACGACATGATCGGAAAGCTGCTGAAGAGCCGCCTGAACGGCTATCTCGCGCACGATCACGAGGATGACCGGCGGGTCTACCGGCCGGCTCACGAAGCGGTGGCCGAGGTGCTCTGCGACCTTGACGCGGACCTGCTCGATGCCGCCGAGGACGGGCTCGATGCCGGCAGAGACCCCCTGGCCCCCCTCGCCTCGGGCACCTCGGGCGCCTCGGGCGCCTCGGGCACGGACCCGCTCGGCGCCGCCGGTCTCGTACAGCAGCTGGGCGTGGACCCGCGCACCCCGGGCGTGGATCCGCTCGGCGCCGCCAAGGACCCGCGCACCCCGGGCACGGATCCGCTCACCCCCGGCGTGGATCCGCTCACCCCCGGCGTGGCCGAATGA
- a CDS encoding XRE family transcriptional regulator, producing MQTQRETTAEARALRDQTEQSIAGIARFLQDTFSQRVVAYIAGIEDPKQVGKWCREQNAPRFDSEMRLRTAYQIFKFIESAENLHTARAWMIGMNPQLDDDSPLEAIAGERYKEVMTAARAYLQGDL from the coding sequence ATGCAAACTCAGCGAGAGACCACCGCCGAAGCCCGCGCACTGCGCGACCAGACGGAACAGTCCATCGCAGGCATCGCACGCTTCCTGCAGGACACCTTCAGCCAGCGCGTCGTCGCGTACATCGCAGGCATCGAAGATCCCAAGCAGGTCGGAAAGTGGTGCAGGGAGCAGAATGCTCCGCGCTTCGACTCCGAAATGCGCCTGCGCACGGCCTACCAGATCTTCAAGTTCATCGAGAGTGCCGAGAATCTCCACACCGCTCGGGCCTGGATGATCGGGATGAATCCCCAACTCGACGACGACTCGCCGCTTGAGGCGATCGCCGGTGAGCGCTACAAGGAAGTCATGACCGCGGCTCGCGCCTACCTTCAGGGCGACCTCTGA
- a CDS encoding esterase/lipase family protein has protein sequence MTEQPQTNPPGRVPGGRPRTTPGLTPAVTHDAVVLVPGIMGSELYDTGTGKVLWGLAHPTWLAKAWLTKGGLAPLHLTAEEQAGDHGRIKARRLLQIPAWSPVLRGIEPYHKMTAAIENAVAHPAAVMPFPYDWRLPVEVNARRLASEAREHLERWREHPAHTAARRQAVDEREARLVFVAHSMGGLVTYAALTLGFDSDLEADTRGVMTLGTPFHGSVVAANILNTAQGAPLPLPHSRLAALASAMPGVHDLLPGFLCVEEGLDVRRLTPSDVGALGGDKDLARSSQEFFERLRSKPFPHHRPVVGIRQETVQSMRLENGTVIASEYCFRTHTDGELMRDPDGAPRRFQVGGDGTVHRESASLTRRTVPLALQHGALASDRAARQAVVDFLLEDDHLGPDQADDGLGLTVPDYVVPNAEWSVRITGTDDPSGIDCTVTAVDGGFQREAALYAGDDDALGADLEVPDAGLYRVTVEADHLSSPLTQLVFAGPGGTTPLDD, from the coding sequence ATGACTGAGCAGCCGCAGACGAATCCGCCGGGCCGCGTCCCCGGCGGCCGTCCCCGTACAACTCCGGGACTGACCCCCGCCGTCACGCACGACGCCGTCGTTCTCGTACCGGGAATCATGGGGAGCGAGCTGTACGACACCGGCACCGGCAAGGTCCTCTGGGGCCTGGCACATCCCACCTGGCTGGCGAAAGCCTGGCTGACCAAGGGCGGGCTCGCGCCCCTGCACCTCACCGCCGAGGAACAGGCCGGCGACCACGGCCGGATCAAGGCGCGCAGGCTCCTGCAGATTCCGGCGTGGAGCCCGGTCCTGCGAGGCATCGAGCCGTACCACAAGATGACCGCGGCCATCGAGAACGCCGTCGCCCATCCCGCCGCCGTCATGCCGTTCCCGTACGACTGGCGGCTGCCGGTCGAGGTCAACGCGCGACGGCTCGCGAGCGAAGCGCGCGAGCACCTGGAACGGTGGCGGGAGCACCCGGCCCACACGGCGGCCCGGCGCCAGGCGGTGGACGAGCGCGAGGCCCGTCTCGTCTTCGTCGCCCACTCCATGGGCGGCCTCGTCACCTACGCGGCCCTCACCCTCGGCTTCGACTCCGACCTCGAAGCGGACACCCGCGGCGTCATGACCCTGGGCACGCCCTTTCACGGTTCGGTCGTCGCGGCGAACATCCTCAACACGGCCCAGGGCGCCCCCCTGCCGCTGCCTCACAGCCGCCTTGCCGCGCTCGCCTCCGCGATGCCCGGCGTCCACGACCTCCTGCCGGGCTTCCTCTGCGTCGAGGAGGGCCTCGACGTCCGCCGCCTGACCCCCTCCGACGTCGGCGCGCTGGGCGGTGACAAGGATCTGGCCCGAAGCTCCCAGGAGTTCTTCGAAAGGCTCCGGTCGAAGCCGTTCCCGCACCACCGCCCGGTCGTCGGGATCCGTCAGGAGACCGTGCAGTCGATGCGGCTGGAGAACGGCACGGTCATCGCCTCCGAGTACTGCTTCCGGACCCACACGGACGGCGAGCTGATGCGCGACCCCGACGGGGCCCCGCGCCGCTTCCAGGTCGGTGGCGACGGAACGGTCCACCGCGAATCGGCGTCCCTGACACGTCGTACGGTGCCCCTCGCCCTGCAACACGGTGCGCTGGCCAGCGACAGGGCAGCGCGGCAGGCCGTCGTCGACTTCCTCCTGGAGGACGACCACTTGGGCCCCGACCAGGCGGATGACGGCCTCGGCCTGACGGTCCCGGACTATGTGGTGCCGAACGCCGAATGGTCGGTGCGCATCACGGGGACGGACGACCCGTCGGGGATCGACTGCACCGTGACCGCCGTCGACGGCGGCTTCCAGCGGGAGGCCGCCCTCTACGCCGGTGACGACGATGCGCTCGGAGCGGATCTGGAGGTCCCCGACGCGGGCCTCTACCGGGTCACGGTGGAGGCGGACCACCTCTCCAGCCCCCTCACCCAGCTGGTGTTCGCCGGCCCGGGAGGCACGACGCCGCTGGATGACTGA
- a CDS encoding flavin-containing monooxygenase → MAQHEHVRVAVIGSGFGGLGAAVRLRREGITDFVILERADSVGGTWRDNSYPGCACDVPSHLYSFSFAPNPEWPRTFSGQEHIRAYLEHVADTFGLRPHLRLNHEVTMMRWDNDALNWVIESANGTTVVADVVVSATGPLSDPKTPDIPGLADFPGKVFHSARWDHDADLTGKRVAMIGTGASAIQIVPAIQPKVGKLTLFQRTPPWVMPRMDRAISGAERWLHRTLPLTGTARRGLLWGIRELQVSAFTKHPNELGLIERIAKSNMGRSIKDPALRAKLTPSYRIGCKRILLSSAYYPALAQPNVDVVASGLSEVRGSTVVASDGTETEVDAIIFGTGFHVTDMPIAERVVGAAGITLAEAWKGGMQALRGASAAGFPNWMTIIGPNTGLGNSSMILMIEAQLNYMADYMRQLDVLGGRVALDARPSSVGAWNRRVQERMKRTVWNTGGCDSWYLDANGRNTTVWPGTTAEFRKVTRNVDIAEYEVVRVTAQRDAKKAVAVTEEVAG, encoded by the coding sequence ATGGCCCAGCACGAGCATGTACGCGTGGCGGTGATCGGATCCGGATTCGGGGGACTTGGGGCCGCCGTCCGGCTGCGTCGTGAAGGGATCACCGATTTCGTGATCCTGGAACGGGCCGACTCCGTCGGTGGCACCTGGCGTGACAACAGCTATCCGGGCTGCGCCTGCGACGTACCGTCCCACCTCTACTCGTTCTCGTTCGCCCCCAACCCCGAGTGGCCGCGCACCTTTTCCGGGCAGGAGCACATCCGCGCCTACCTGGAGCACGTAGCGGACACCTTCGGGCTGCGCCCGCACCTCAGGCTGAACCACGAGGTGACGATGATGCGTTGGGACAACGACGCGCTGAACTGGGTCATCGAGAGCGCCAACGGCACGACCGTCGTCGCCGACGTCGTCGTCTCCGCGACCGGCCCGCTCTCCGACCCGAAGACGCCCGACATACCGGGGCTCGCCGACTTCCCCGGCAAGGTCTTCCACTCCGCCCGCTGGGACCACGACGCCGACCTGACCGGCAAGCGCGTCGCGATGATCGGCACCGGGGCCTCCGCGATCCAGATCGTGCCGGCGATCCAGCCGAAGGTCGGCAAGCTGACGCTATTCCAGCGCACCCCGCCCTGGGTCATGCCGCGCATGGACCGCGCCATCAGCGGCGCCGAGCGCTGGCTGCACCGCACGCTCCCCCTCACCGGCACCGCGCGTCGCGGACTGCTGTGGGGCATACGGGAGTTGCAGGTCAGCGCCTTCACCAAGCACCCGAACGAGCTGGGCCTGATCGAGCGGATAGCCAAGTCCAACATGGGCCGGTCGATCAAGGACCCGGCGCTGCGGGCCAAGCTGACCCCCTCGTACCGCATCGGCTGCAAGCGCATCCTGCTCTCCAGCGCCTACTACCCGGCCCTCGCCCAGCCCAACGTGGACGTGGTCGCCTCCGGTCTGAGCGAGGTGCGCGGCTCCACGGTCGTGGCGTCCGACGGTACGGAGACCGAGGTCGACGCGATCATCTTCGGCACCGGCTTCCACGTCACCGACATGCCGATCGCCGAGCGGGTGGTGGGCGCGGCCGGTATCACGCTCGCCGAGGCCTGGAAGGGCGGCATGCAGGCGCTGCGCGGTGCGAGCGCGGCCGGCTTCCCCAACTGGATGACGATCATCGGCCCCAACACCGGCCTCGGGAACTCGTCCATGATCCTCATGATCGAGGCCCAGCTGAACTACATGGCCGACTACATGCGCCAGTTGGACGTGCTGGGCGGCCGCGTCGCCCTCGACGCGCGCCCCTCGTCCGTCGGGGCCTGGAACCGCCGCGTCCAGGAGCGCATGAAGCGCACCGTCTGGAACACCGGAGGCTGCGACAGCTGGTACCTGGACGCAAACGGCCGCAACACCACCGTCTGGCCCGGCACCACCGCCGAATTCCGCAAGGTCACGCGGAACGTCGACATCGCGGAGTACGAGGTCGTACGGGTCACCGCGCAGCGCGACGCGAAGAAGGCCGTCGCTGTCACCGAGGAGGTGGCGGGATGA
- a CDS encoding SDR family oxidoreductase, protein MSGRRSLEGQVVVVTGAARGVGELLARKLSARGAKLALVGLEPDELKKVSERLHGDSDHWHADVTDHEAMARVAQEVKERFGKIDIVVANAGVASGGPFVDSDPVAWRRVIEVNLIGGAVTGRAFLPILMESRGYFLQIASLAAITPAPMMTAYCASKSGVEAFAHSLRAEVGYRGVKVGVGYLSWTDTDMVRGADEDDVMRELRQRLPWPSNRTYPLGPAVDRIVAGIERRSPHVYAQWWLRGMQSVRGYLPSLIGAVGQREMKRFGPRLEGVGKGLVGAGGAADQDERASRAASDTQR, encoded by the coding sequence ATGAGCGGCAGGCGCAGTCTCGAAGGACAGGTCGTCGTCGTCACGGGCGCGGCACGCGGCGTGGGTGAGCTGCTGGCGCGCAAGCTCTCGGCGCGCGGAGCGAAGCTGGCGCTCGTCGGCCTGGAGCCGGACGAGCTGAAGAAGGTCTCCGAACGGCTGCACGGGGACAGCGACCACTGGCACGCGGACGTCACCGACCACGAGGCGATGGCCCGGGTCGCGCAGGAGGTCAAGGAGCGCTTCGGGAAGATCGACATAGTCGTCGCCAACGCGGGCGTCGCCTCCGGCGGACCGTTCGTCGACTCCGACCCGGTGGCCTGGCGGCGGGTCATCGAGGTCAACCTGATCGGCGGCGCGGTGACCGGCCGGGCGTTCCTGCCGATCCTGATGGAGAGCCGCGGCTACTTCCTCCAGATAGCGTCGCTCGCCGCGATCACCCCGGCCCCGATGATGACGGCGTACTGCGCGTCCAAGTCGGGCGTCGAGGCGTTCGCCCACAGCCTGCGGGCCGAGGTCGGCTACCGGGGCGTGAAGGTCGGCGTCGGCTACCTCTCCTGGACCGACACCGACATGGTGCGCGGCGCGGACGAGGACGACGTGATGCGCGAGCTGCGCCAGCGGCTGCCGTGGCCGTCCAACCGCACGTACCCGCTGGGCCCGGCCGTCGACCGCATCGTGGCCGGCATCGAGCGGCGCTCCCCGCATGTGTACGCCCAGTGGTGGCTGCGCGGGATGCAGTCCGTGCGCGGCTACCTGCCGAGCCTGATCGGTGCGGTGGGCCAGCGGGAGATGAAGCGGTTCGGGCCCCGGCTGGAGGGCGTCGGCAAGGGGCTCGTGGGCGCCGGTGGTGCGGCTGACCAGGACGAACGGGCTTCGCGGGCGGCGTCGGATACGCAGCGTTAG
- a CDS encoding alpha/beta fold hydrolase, translating to MSRQLPVRELMAVSADGSRIHVEVHGQDGAPTVVLSHGWTCNTRFWDAQIRDLAVDHRVVAYDQRGHGTSPAVGRDGYGTEALADDLEAVLAATLASGEKAVLAGHSMGGMTIMSASRRAGLREHAAAALLCSTGSSRLIAESLVVPMRPGAVRTRMTRAILGARAPLGPVTPVSRRILKYGTMGAGSAPDRVDACARIVHDCPRAARVAWGQVLADLDLDEGVRELRVPTAVIAGTDDRLTPPVHARAIAAALPDCLGLTELAGMGHMTPVEAPEAVTAKIRELVATYLPVRGTTDGEGKAGSKEEVA from the coding sequence ATGAGCCGGCAACTTCCCGTACGGGAGCTGATGGCCGTCTCCGCCGACGGCTCCCGCATCCATGTCGAGGTGCACGGACAGGACGGCGCCCCCACGGTGGTCCTGTCCCACGGCTGGACCTGTAACACCCGCTTCTGGGACGCCCAGATCAGGGACCTCGCCGTGGACCACCGCGTCGTCGCCTACGACCAGCGCGGCCACGGGACCTCGCCGGCGGTGGGGCGCGACGGATACGGCACCGAGGCGCTGGCCGACGACCTCGAAGCCGTCCTTGCCGCCACCCTCGCCTCGGGGGAGAAGGCCGTACTGGCCGGGCACTCCATGGGCGGCATGACGATCATGTCCGCCTCGCGCCGGGCCGGGCTGCGTGAACACGCGGCCGCCGCCCTGCTGTGCAGCACCGGCAGCTCCCGGCTGATCGCGGAGTCGCTCGTCGTGCCGATGCGGCCCGGCGCCGTGCGGACCCGGATGACGCGTGCCATCCTCGGGGCGCGGGCGCCGCTCGGACCGGTCACGCCGGTCTCCCGCCGCATTCTCAAGTACGGGACGATGGGGGCGGGTTCGGCCCCGGACCGGGTCGACGCCTGCGCGCGGATCGTGCACGACTGCCCGCGGGCGGCCCGGGTCGCCTGGGGGCAGGTGCTCGCGGACCTCGATCTCGACGAGGGCGTACGGGAGCTTCGGGTGCCCACCGCGGTGATCGCGGGTACGGACGACCGGCTGACGCCGCCCGTCCACGCCCGTGCGATCGCGGCGGCGCTGCCCGACTGCCTCGGTCTCACCGAGCTGGCGGGTATGGGTCACATGACGCCGGTCGAGGCCCCGGAGGCTGTCACGGCGAAGATCCGCGAACTGGTGGCCACGTACCTCCCGGTACGGGGTACGACAGATGGCGAAGGCAAGGCCGGGAGCAAGGAGGAGGTCGCATGA